TGTTTGCTGTTATAGGAAACCAAATTACGAACCCTGAAGAGCCgttttctttcaaaatgaaccAAAAAGGTACATACCTATTATTTTGAATTACATTTCTCATAGTTTTGCcagtttttaattaattaaaatatagtaataatataatgtattatgtattatatcATTGACCTTCCAAATACCCTACTCCTTTAAATCATTCTACTACTGATTCAGTGGAGTACAATAGGCCTGTGGCGGTCCTAGCATTTCAATGACAAAGCACTGCAATTTGCATGGAAGAACATGTTTGAAAGAGAAAccaatgtttcatgttgtgtaAATGATCTGTTCAGTGACTTGAAACTGCTTTAATTTGCTGGTGTGCAGTGGCAGCCTCTGATCAAATCAGCTGTGATGTGCACCCAATAATTTCCCCCCTGCCTCAGCAGGAGCCGTCCTTGATGATGTCTACGCGTACGGCCTGTCCAGGGCCTTGATTAAGGTGGCGCCTCCTGCCACGGTGGGGCTGTTCTCCAACTGCCCAGGACGGACCGAAACCGTGCTCAAGAAAATAAGGAGTGAGAACCTCTGCTAGCCCTTAGTGGGATTCTTCAGCCAGCCTCTTTGATATGTCAACATTgattgtttgtctgttgtcatGCCATCTGGTGTATTGACTTTGTTCGTCTGTTCTTTGAATGCTGCTTCAGTTGGCATATTTCTGTGATCTCTATGAGTTTGGCTTGAAAGTGACGGTATGTTGTTTTTccatccctttctttttcttctctactTTTGGACGTCTTCCCTCCGTCCCCAAGCTTGCATGAACAGGGAGGCCgaatggagggagaaaaagcaCAAAGGCGACAGGCCAAAACCATCTTCCGggaatattctctccctcctcctctcaatCGTCTTCCTGCGGCCTGTGTggagcgaggaagaggagcagaggaggaagagggtgaggtgGATTTTTGTGCGGTTCAGTGCCTGGCACTATGCGGGCAGCGACAAGCTTTGGGCGGGTTTGGTGATTCGCCTCTTTAAGGCCATCCAGAAGGACTTGGGGGGAAATCCCCTCCTGTCTGTTTATAGAGCCACCCAGCACCCCTACCCAAAGAAGATCCAGAGGAGGAAGTCAGCCCAGCTGGAAAGTTTCTAGAAGTTCCTCTTTTGCCGGCTTTGGACAGCGGTGCTGCTTGCAGTCAGCCATGAGCGTCGGGGCAAGCATCGTGCTCTACAGGTCTGGCTTCCGAATGAAAGACGAGAGTAAGCTCAGCTGGACAACGCTCCTGGAGTCCGTAGCCATCGGAGCCGTTGGCCTCCCCACCATGGCAGGTTTGCGCTTCTTCTTACATATATTCAAAAACCATTTCTACAGCCAAGGCAGCAACATCCTGAAACAGATGAACAGCACAACTGTCAGTGATCAGCTGGGGTTTATGAACAAGGTCAGAAAAGAGGTGGCTGTCTTGGTGGACTACATCCACTTCATGGAGATCTTTGAGCAAAGGAAGGTGCGAGTGGTTCTGGAGATCACCAATCTGGATCGCTGCAGCCCAGATAAAGTGATTCAGACGCTAGAAGCCATAAATATCCTGCTGGCAGGTGAGAGCGTGCCCGTTCGTTTCCATACTGGCTGTAGATCCAAGGGTTATCGTGAAGTGTTTGGAGAAActcatttttgttttcacaggCGAACGGCTACGAGTTTCTGAATCAAATAGTTACCCTGCCGTTCAACTTGCCTGAAATGTGCATCAAATCCAAGTGCTTGGCTTTCAGAACACTTGCCAACAGTCATCTTGAAGTGTTCACAGTCGAGCTGGAGGTGAGTGATGACACCGAGACTGTGAAAAGGTCTGGGCAGCTGTCTGTGCTagttcacacagacagcacagtccCTTTCATTGATAAAACTAAATGGGACGAAGCGGCTCTGGAGGTGGCACTGACATGGGAGATCTGGGCGAAGAAAGTAAAAACAATCACCCAGGAGGCTTTAGAATTTATATACGATGAGAACAAACTGCTGCACACTTACCTGTCAGGAAACAGTGTGCACATGAGACGAATCATCAATTCAGTACGTGTCTCTGTCATTATTATGGAGGCCGTGTACAATGGCAAGGCTCTGGCTTCAGATATCTCTGCCTGGGTGGTTCTCTGCCAATAATTGGCCATGCCGACTGAAGCTGGATCCTGCAGGTGTAGAGGACTGGAAACAGAGGGCCGATATGGACGAGACTCTCGGAGAGCTGAAACCATCTAAACCGCTTTGGGAGGTCTTCACAGAGTCCAGCCAAGAACTACAAGAACTCAGCAGCTGTCTAAAATGCATTCTGGAACAGGACAGGGACCCAGAACTGTTCGAGAGGTTCCTAAAAGTGGATTTTAGATTCACAGTCGGGGAGGTGGTGAGGTTTAAGCCATGCACGGTCAACCTTGACCACTCCATCAAAAAGGAATTGGCAAGAttgagagagaacagacagagaaatatcACAACCAAGCTCCAGATGGGTCACATTGGCAACATGCGCACAGAAGACATTTGCATTGAGGTGAGaatgtttttttcattgttgATTCATGTTCATTATGACTACAAATGTATTAGCCAAATGACTGTGCTCTAGTTGATGGTACTATTTgtgcttttttattatttttatattctgATAGCGTTGCTGTGCAGCTGCGTTtatgttttcctttttatttcacttCTTACCCTCCGGCCtttatttgtgaatgaatgtctgtgttGAATCCATAACAACACGCCCCTTCACACATAGTTGTCTTCTTGACATTCCTAAACAAATCATGAAATCCCATTGAAAAATGCATCTAATTTCTTTTGAAGATGGAGAGGTTGAACCTTCCCGTGAAATATCAGAAGTTGCTGAAGGCCAGTCGACTGGATGGGGCAGCCTTGGCTCATGGGAATGAAGACGAAATAAAACAAATCCTTCAGATGACTTCACAGGAGTGGGGTATCCTCCACCGACACCTGATGGGACTGACAACATAAACACTGAAATAAAAGTACAGTATTCACACGATTGTATTTGCACACATGGCCCGTACTTCATTACATCATTAAGAAAATGAGGGAAAGTTGTCTTCTTCCATACATGGACagcatccatccatctttcttCATTACAACACTAATGCTAAGCTAAATTCTGAGGTATACAACATTGCacactgtgaaaaaaaaagtctttccTCAGCTCTGTAATCAACATGTAACAGTGTGAACCGTGCATCTGCATGAACTAATcatctttaaatctttaaagAGACAGCAATGTCCGCGTGCCAATTGCTTCACAGGCAGACTGATGGGACACAATGGACTACTGTAGTGGGTAAATATGGCAGATGTTCAGAAAGAGCTGCTTGTTAGTTAATTTCAAGTTCACATATTTAATTTTCTCTTCGGTTCAGAGGTTCACAGAGAGTGATCAGCAGGCAGCTGTCAAAGAGATCAGAGATCAGACTGACTTCCctctttatctatttatttattaaagtgCCATGATGTGGTTTGATTAAACTGAGATGATATGCTTAATGTAGCTTTGTCAAGGATGCATCCCTGATATATCAGACAGAAACGATTGTTTTGAAGTGCAAAACATCATAAAGCAAACATTAGTTTCCGGTTCAAGAAGTTAAAGTTTGGCATAACAAAATCAATAATTGTACCATGACTGCATACATTacttttcagttttatttatatagatgAATTGTAGAcggacatactgtatatatgcctCTGATCACATAAATAAAGATCAACCCAGCATAGACAGTAGGGTCTGCCTCCTATGCATAACCAGCACTGTCCATTCAAGATATCTGTGTGGAATTATAGACAGCAAGACAATCAGATCAATGGCATTTAGCTCACTTGTGCATCCCATTACTTAGAATTGTCTGGCCATTCATTTCGCGGTCCAGTAAAGGGCAGTTAATCgggtaaaaaaaactgtaaaggaAATGCATTGAACACTATTGTCCTGGCACAGATGCTGGTATTGTGATATCAGGAAGAAGATTACAACTCGTAATAATTTCAATCTTTTCAGAGACAGACTTGAGATCCTCCAGAATGAGACGGATGCTGTGAGAAGCATTAATTATGCCGCTTTGGGAGGTGTTGAGGCTTGCAGTGGCCAGCCGTACGTCCTTAGTAGCGTTCTGGTAAACCTGTCGAAAAGTCTGTGACACATCGGTGCAAAGGCGTCCGTTGCTTTCTTGGAGCTTCTGTTGGAGGAGAGAGCTCTCTTGGCCGCTCAATTCCAGCCTCATCAAGGATTCCTTCTCCGGGACTGGTGCGAAATCAGGCGTGGATCTCACCACAATAAGTGGAGGTAACTCCGAGCGCAAAGATTGCACATTTTCAGAGCTGACAGCATACGCGACCTTGCAGGCTTTCTCAACTTCCCCTTCGCTGTCCGTCTCCGATGCTTCCCCGGGAACTTTGAGACCTGAGGCAGATGGGTGTACTGGAGTCAGGGACGTAATGTAAACCTCGTCATCAGAATCAGTTTCAGATGCTTCTCCTTGCACCACGATCTTGAATTTGTTGCTTGCCATCATGCAGtcctgaaaatgaaatgaaaggagattAAAATCCGCTGGTATCAACAACGATGACTTGGTAGCTGGCTTGCTAACTTTAGCTAATCAAAGTACCAAAAATGAGTTTTCGACACAACATATAGCAAGAGAAAACATTGGCTCGTAAAACAGGTATTCAAACGTTTGCATTAAAGAAAGACAGGCACTTcgttttaaaataataattagtTACCTTTTGAGAGAGGTTGAATCACAACTTCAGTTAACAGGAGTCATGTGAATGGGAAATAAACTTCCTGTTGTACATAGACATTTGACCAATGACCGCTGGGTTTATGTACCATGTGACCAGAAATATGAACACAAACCTTAGTCACATGATCAAGACGTAAACATGAGTTACCTGACGCAGGCCAAATGCTGCTACATGAATTGCGGTGAAGAGAGAAGATGTTTGTAATATATTACAGTAAGTTCTAAAAATTATTTCACCTATGTGAGTGCATAAAATGGattcatattcatataatttaaaGATAATGCACAATGTCTTCGTAGAATGGAAGCTGAAGCAGTTAGCAACTGCTAGCTGCATAGCCCAAACCTCCTCAGTGGCAGTGGTGAATTCCAAGTTATCCGCGTCCTATCTTCATAAATATGAAATAACTGCCGAAACCTGTTGACACACTGTTAGCTGCATTTAAAGACAGCATTTTACAGTTATGCCACATCATACATGTGAGGCGAGAGAGATGTCTGTTTAAAACCAGAGAAAATATCTGCAGTGCAAGACCACTGGAGCGATTCAAATCAATAAACTACCCACAGGCTGCCGTCGCATTCGCTCCCTCATATCACAACAGCTGATTGCTTTGATGTCTTTGTTGGTAGTTTTCTTATTGTTTTCAAGACAGATTTCATTAGGACTTATCTTTGTACAAGTCAACTTGTGATGAATAATGTCTTGGTATTTTGGGAAGCACCAGCTTTACTTTGTAGTCTTGTACAATCTCCCCACATCCTTAAATATATCATGCTCATATGTGAACATATCCACCATGTTAATGGTACACAAAATCAATTGAATAACTTTTGAATATGTAAACAACATGCACATAGCATTTGACACCACTGGCAACCATTACAAATGTGGTATAATGGGTGCCACTACACTGGGGTGACATGATGCCTTGTGCAGCATACAATAATAACGTCATTCTCTTGGTAAAAGAACAAGCTTGTATTATACTGCACATTTTCTGCATCTTCAGGTAAATGCACACATTATCTCTACAGaagaaaaattaaaataaaaaagagaccCTCTTATTCTACATATACCACATTTGTCAAAAGGCATTCTTGCAGGACAGCTGTTTCTGTTGTTACTTATCAGATGATGCATGTTTCGTGTTCACAGTGTTGTGGCCCAGGGGCTTCTAGCCCTACTAGGCAGACCATGAACCTTGGCGAGAGGCGGCCCAACAAGTGGTGGACGGAGACGGACACGTTCGCCATGCTGACACTGATCGAGCAGCTGGACCTGGTGCACGAGCTGGACAAGAAGCGCCAGCGCAACGACTCGCACTTCCGCCGGCTGCG
The Clupea harengus unplaced genomic scaffold, Ch_v2.0.2, whole genome shotgun sequence genome window above contains:
- the LOC105909760 gene encoding biogenesis of lysosome-related organelles complex 1 subunit 3, which gives rise to MMASNKFKIVVQGEASETDSDDEVYITSLTPVHPSASGLKVPGEASETDSEGEVEKACKVAYAVSSENVQSLRSELPPLIVVRSTPDFAPVPEKESLMRLELSGQESSLLQQKLQESNGRLCTDVSQTFRQVYQNATKDVRLATASLNTSQSGIINASHSIRLILEDLKSVSEKIEIITSCNLLPDITIPASVPGQ